The proteins below are encoded in one region of Deltaproteobacteria bacterium:
- a CDS encoding VOC family protein, with product MMKPAKDSLDLGIVVSDIKASLNFYQNILGLEFVGITPVWFGTMHRLRFGTSDFKLIEPKTVPPPGAIGLEKQLGFRYVTFVIKNLSELCAELKGKGIEFALPEKEVRPGVRVAMVKDPDGNIVEFVERS from the coding sequence AATGATGAAGCCGGCCAAAGATTCCTTGGACCTGGGAATTGTCGTCAGCGATATCAAAGCCAGCCTTAATTTCTATCAGAATATTTTAGGGCTGGAATTTGTGGGGATCACCCCCGTATGGTTTGGAACCATGCACCGACTGCGCTTCGGCACCAGCGATTTCAAATTGATCGAGCCCAAAACCGTTCCCCCGCCAGGGGCTATCGGGCTGGAAAAGCAACTGGGATTTCGCTACGTAACTTTCGTCATCAAAAATCTTTCGGAACTCTGCGCGGAACTCAAAGGGAAAGGGATTGAGTTTGCTTTACCGGAAAAGGAAGTTCGCCCGGGAGTGCGCGTTGCCATGGTTAAAGATCCGGATGGAAACATCGTGGAATTCGTCGAGCGAAGCTAA